The sequence GAAGTCGTCTGGGCCCCCAGATGGGGAAATGCTGCCCAGATGGGGAAATTCGGTCGGTTAGCCGTAATCTGTGGCTACATCTTCACTTCTCttgaggttaaaaaagaaaaacgaattATCCGCAGTGGGACCCTCCCGGCCCAGGGGACGTAACAGATGCTCCGTCTCAACGAGAATAGAGCCGACCGACTCCACCACCCCTGCGTGTGGGGCCGAGGCCTCCAGCGGCTCAAATCCAAGGATGGGAGCCTCAGGGGAGGGGCCCTGCCCGGTTCTAAGGAACCAGAACCAGACGCCCATCCCAGCGGGGCGCAGGTCCCGAGATCAAGGGCAATCCTGGTGGACCCGAGACCAAGTCACCTGTTCTGTTGCCTCTCACGTCCTGCCTTTTTAGAATTGCTTCCCAAGTTTCCTCTGTTCTATTTTAGCCCGGAAGTTACGAGATCCGACATTATGGACCAGCCAAATGGGTCAGCACTTCCGTTGAGTCTATGGACTGGGATTCAGCCATCCAAACTGGTTTTACGAAGCTGAACAGCTACATTCAAGGCAAAAATGAGAAAGGTGAAGACAATTTaccttataaattatatatatagtggCTGAGTGCCCAGGCTTATTCTTGCGTTTTAGCTTACTAAAGAAATATACtttggaatagaaaaataatgagatcatgaAAGACTTAAAGTGTGAAGACAGGGACTCTGCTCGGGGCCCTTAGCAGAGTCTAGAGGAGGGTAGTACTGGGTAGTGCTTTTCAGCCTCTGTTCTTGTCTGTTTCTGCCGGATGAACTGGGCCTCTGTGTAGCTAGTGTTAAGTCCTTTTCATGGCGAATGCTTCCAGATAATTTGGTGACTGCTATGGTAAGAGTCATCAGGAGGTAGGAAGGTACAAAGAACACAAGATCCAGGGTCTCCAGACATCTGGTTCGGGCTCTGGTGCTACTTATGTTTTACCAGTTCACTTAGTCTACGGGATCTCAGTTTCTGAATTGTAAAACGTGACAAATAGACTGGACTCTATGGTCTCTAATTTTCCTTTCTATCCCTAAAACTAGAATGTATTAACCAGAAATATTAATAGTACAGAAAGTGCTTAATGTGGCCAGTGGATAATTgaatcattttcccttttttattattattttgagagagagtgcatgagtgagcatgagtggggcaggggcagagagagacagagagagagagacagagagagagagaatcccagactgcacatagtgcagagcctgacatgggctcaaactcacaaactgtgaggtcatgacctgagcggaactcaggagtttgacacttaaccgactgagccacgcaggcggcccttgcccttattttttaaagatgcaaattATCTTAAAGGTAAATTTTATGCCGGTAGCGTAAGGTAAGTCAGGAAACTCAGATCAAAGAAATTAATAGATTCAGTCTTTAGAAGTAGCCATGCAGATACTAAATCTGCTTTCACGGTCCTTTCATGGTATTTAAACTCATTATTTTATGGCCCAGAGATGAAAATGAAGATGACCGCTCCAGTGACAAGCTACGTGGAGCCCGGTTCAGGCCCTTTTAGCGAGTCTATCATTACCGTTTCCCTGTACATCCCCTCTGAACAGCAACCTGATCCGCCCGGGCCTTCAGAGTCAGATGTCTTCATTGAAGACAGAGCAGAAATGACCGTGTTCGTCCGGTAAGTGGTAGATAACTTAGAGCCCTGCGGACTGCCAGTTTTCCTTGCCTGCACTCAGTTTAGCTCCTGTGCAGTTTCAGTAGGCTTTTCGCCCTTGCACAGAAAAGAGGTCTGATGCATTTTGTGGTGTTTTCCTGCTGGGTTAGTTTTACGTGTTACTAAGGGTCTCTTGCAAGGTTATAATCACTTCGTGTCATGAAGAGTCTGTGTCACAGACCTTCCGCAAATAGGACGCGATGCACGTCATTCTCAAAGCACAAGACTGCCCTTACCTGCCATCGAGGTAAACCGGTACGAAAATCCTAACACGTGGTGCGCGGTATCCCTCCTCCCGGCTTCGAGGTTCTGAGAGCCCCAGACTCTTCCCTGCGTTCTCCGGCCCAAGGGATGGTACCCGCTTCCTGCAGTTACTGCCTCTGTTAGTTGAGTGGTTCCTATGTACCGTTTCAGACTTGCAGCACCTGTTTGGTGCATTCCTTCAATTCTCTCTGTTGAAATTTAAAAGCACACACAGAATGTGATAACAGTCTCATATGGGAGTCCCTTTATTCCGTTCTGTCCCTCTTGTCACCACCAACCTACTAAAAGCATCTGTTTCTCTGTCTGTTTCCCATGTACTCCTCAGAACACCACCGTCTGGAAGAGACCGCACCATCTCCTTGAAACTGCCCTCGCCACCCTTGGCAGTGCCCTTGCATTTGTCACATGATGGCAGTCCTTGCCCGCGTGACCCCTGAAGCCTTTGTGTATCGTATATTGACTTTGTATATTGACTAATCTATTCTCTGGATACTTACACAGCCTGTTAAGTCTGAGAACGTCACTCTCTGGCCGTTCGTCTCgtcctgttcctctctctcacctgtccctctctctcatcctGTTCCTCTCTTTCACCCAAGAATGCTCCACATTGACCCTCATGTCAGAACAGACTTACTCTGGGTGATCTGTTTACAAAGCTCTAACCCCCTGTGTCCCGTGACTCTCCTATTGTCTCTAGCCCTGATTTCTCTACTTGTTGGACATTTCCATGTGAAGGGTGTGGGGATTAAACTCAACAGCTCTAAAAATGAGCCTTCGCCCAGTTGCCAGTTTATAGGGGCAGTGATCTTCTAGTGGCTGTCTCAGAAAAGGACctcatttgacaataaatttcatatattgaaaacataaaataaaataaacagtcaaagagctataaaaaagaaaaaagaaaagaaaagggcctCATCAGCCAGACAGCCTCCCCAGCAGAGGTCTCCACGGCCACCGGCAGCGCACTCTTCCCTGACAACTGATTGCCAGATCTGGTCCATTCTCCTTGGAAATGATCCATgattctgttcccttctctccatccctggGACTTCCTCAGGACCTCATCTTACGGGAACCACACCCAAGTCATCTTCGTGGACCCTAGTGCTTGGCACAGTGCCCGATCCCCCGCAGATGCTCAGATGTTTATTCATCTCCGATCTCGTGTGTTCTGCCTCAGCAGCCTCCCGGCTGTTGGGAGCAACCTGCCCGCCGTTCTCTTCCTGTCCTGCTCCACACTGGAGTCCTTGATCTTCCTTACTACAGCAGCAGCAAAGCGATAAACCCCAACCTGGGACTTCACTAAAAATCTCTGTGGCTTTCACTCGCCTCAGGGTGAAGTTCGGATTGTTCACGATGTCTTTTATCACGTGACCCAACCCCATCTCCCCACTGGTTATGTTCCCCTGACCTTCCCACCCTTCACTGAGCGGGccatttcttccatctctctctctgcccttttaaGTTCTgatttaagttccagttagttaacgtacagtgtaatgttagtttcaggtgtacgatacagTGACTCAGCACTTCTACACTTTACCCCGTGCTCATCATAGCAAGTGCCCTTCTTAGTCCCagtcacctatttaacccatccccccacccacctccaaaccatcagtttgttctctattggtaagagtttgttttttggtttgcttcttgttgggtttttgtgtgtgtgtgtgcctttgctcatatgttttgtttcttaaattctacatataagtgaaatcatatggtatttgtttttctctggcttatttcatttagcattatattctctagctccatccatgttgttgcaaatggcaagatttcattcttttttatgcctgagtaatattccattgtgtgtgtgtgtgtgtgtgtgtgtgtgtgtgtgtgtgtgtatacgccacatattatgtatatgccacgtcttctttatccattcaccaattgaTGGACACTGGACGCTGGGCTGTTTCCATgctttggctgttgtagataatgctgctataaacatcagcgtgcatgtatcccttcaaactagtatttttgtattctttgggtaaatacctaatagtgcagttgttggatcgtagggtagttcttttttaactttttgagggacctccatactgttttccagagtggctgaaccagtttgcattcccaccagcagtgcaagagggtccccctttctccacatccttgccaacacccgttgtttcttgtgttgttgattttagccattctgacaggtgtgaagtgatatctcattgtagatttgatttgcatttccctgctaagtgatgttgagcatcttttcatgtgtctattggccatctgtatatcttttttggagaaatgtctattcgtgttttctttttttttttttttaatgtttatttacttattttgagagagagcaagagagagaccacgtgatttggggaggggcagagagaggaggagagagaatccaaacaggctccatgctgtcagtgaagagcccaatgtggggctctgtgcatgttttctgcccattttttaattggattatttggttttgggggtgttgggttttataagtgctttatataatttggatactaagcctttatcagatatcttacatgaaaatatcttctcccattccataggttgcctcttagttttgttgattgtttccttcgctgtgcagaagttttttttattttgacataatccCTAtagcttgtttttgcttttatttcccttgccttaggagacatacctagaaagaagttgctgtaggTGATGTCAAAGAAGTGACTGcgtgtgttctcttctaggattttatggcctcaggtctcacatttaggcctttaacccattctgaatttatttttgtgcatggtgaaacagagtggtccagtttcattcttttgcatgttgctgtccagttttccaacaccatttgttgaagacacagTCCAATATTCCATTAGATATTtgttccttctttgtcaaagattaattaaccatataaatGTGAgttcctttctgggttttttattctcttctactgatctatgtgtctgtttttgtgccagtaccatactgttttgatcactatggctttgtaatataacatgaagtctggaattgtgatgcttccagctttgctttttctttttcaaggttgctatggctattcagggtcttttgtggttccatacaaattttaggattgtttgatcCGGCTCTGCGACAGATGTCGTTGgtactttgatagagattgcatcgcatgtgtagattgctttgggtagtattgacattttaacaatatttcttcttccggtccatgagcatggaatgtctttcaatttctttgtgtcttctcagtttctttcatcggtattttttagttttcagagtacaggtctttcatatctttggttaggtttattcctaggtatcgtATTGTTTCGGgcacagttgtaaatgggattgattccttaatttctctttcttctgcttcgttattggtgtgtagaaatgcaactgatttctgtacgtcgattgtatatcctgcgactttgctgaattcctatatccgttctagcagtgttttggtggagtctttcgggttttctatctatagtatcatgtcatctgcaaagagtgtaagttttacctcttccctgccagtttgcatatattttaatttctttttgttgtctgattgccgtgGCCAGGATCTGCCACATCTCTTTacctgtgacctcaggcaggttTACTCACATGTTCTTTGCCTAAAGCTCTTCTTTTGTAAGATGTGTATAGTCACAGTGCCTACCTGTCTCATAGGGTTGCCATGACGATTACATCAGTTGATGTCTGTTAAATACTTAAAACAGACACACGGTCTTCCTACTAGCTctagcttcctctttctcctcttcctggagCATCCACTTTTCCCCTTCAGGACTTGTATCAAATAGTACCTCATCTGTGATGCCTTCCTCAGTTTCTCCCATCAGCCAGCCACTCTGTTCTCCTATTATTCTCAGTTATAATGATCTGTGTACAGCCTGTAACTTTCTCAAGAACACAGCAACATGGTACATGTTCATATCCTGCAGCTCCTGGCAAGGGCAGGTGCGTGGGAAGGCAATCAGATGTTTGTGTACTGAGTAAAGCTGTGGATGGATCACTGTAGAACAATGTGTCTTCGGAAAACAAAAGATGATTTCTAACTAGGGGGCTCAAAACTTGATTTCAAGGAAGAAATGGGATCTGAAAGTCCGTTCCCTTTCGGCAGAGCATACTAAAAGTTGGCTCTTGGTTAAGGAAATATTAAATGTAGGAAGCAAAATATTTCTCAACACGTGGTTCAGAGTTATAATTATCAGTCAACATTCTGAAAATTAGAACCGTGTTATCAATTTatcttcagtgttttatttcatgtacatgtacatacatcGATTCCTACACCATTCAGTGAGGATTTGAAAGATACTAGGTGTCTGATGAACATTGTTGAATGAAATAGACATGGTTTGTACCCTTGAGAGCTTACATCTTAGCTGAAGAATAGTAGGACTAATCATTCCATTGGCACATTGATAATAAAGCTTATGCTACAGAAGGCATAATgggaatatgttttattttctgtgtttcccaTTCTTAACCTTCAAAATCAAATTCATCATGTTTACATGTCGGCAACTCAGCTAGGTCTATGTACCATCATAATTTAACCTCaggacatttttgtttgtatactttaaaatctaTACTTaaacttttattctctttccccactttttatttaaatcttctgcctgtcttttcttccccatccccataGCAACCGCCTAACTGGCTCCTTCCCTCCAGTCTATTTTCCATCTGTCTTTCCCAGATCCTATCAAGTTACTTTTCTGCTCACCATCCTTCAAATAATCTCCGAAGGCCTTGGGATGACATACAAGTCTCTTCTTTCTGGCTCTGACTCACCTTTCAGAGCTCATTTTGTGGCTCACTATGAACATGCTTTGTGTTTTTGaacttctgttcattttcttatccttcgccattttccctttttctacccAGCAAGCCCATCCATTCCAGACCCAACTCAGAGGCTATCCCTTACTCCTGGGTCAGTCGTATCCTCAGTGTTCCCAAGCATATTGATCCTGTCTCTGTTAAATCTCTTCTCGGACTAGATATAAAGAGCTGCCTAAATGTTCCTCTATAAATTCTTACATTCGAAACTGTATCATACTCATCTGTAATGTAGAGCCTACCCTTTTccccaggagaggaagaaaggggaaatatTCCACAGCAAACTGAAAGTCTGAAAGGGAATCTTCTAAGGGGCTTTCATTGTCACCactgaccagcagcatcagcattgtTGGGAGCTTGTTAGGAACGCGGTTgcccgggccccaccccagacttccTGAATCAGCATTTTAGCAAGTTTCCCAGGTCACCTGTACGCTCCTTAGTCTGAAAAGCAAGAGTTAGAGCACGAAATGGTGAAAGTCCCAAATCTGCCTGCCAGCAGATGGGACACGTGCCTCCTCCGGGGTCTCCTCAGTGCGGCCACTTCGAGAATGGACACCAGAGGAGAATGCTGGgaggcggcgggggagggggcggggggagcttgGGAGCAGCACTTGAGAGTACCGGCTTCTGCTTGCCTCTTCAGACTGACCTTTATGTCCGCATGCGACTCATTCGTGGTTATTTGCTTTCTCCTTCGCAGGTCTTTCGATGGATTCTCCAGTGCTCAAAAGAATCAAGAACAACTTTTGACATTAGCAAGCATgttgagggaagaaggaaaagttttCAATGAAAAGGTTTACTATACCGCAGGCTACAACAGTCCTTTCAAGTTGCTTGATAGAAATAATGAAGTGTGGTTGATTCAGAAAAATGAACCCTGCAAAGAAACTGAATGAGGGGAAAAAGGAAGTACCATTGCTTAGCATAGATATCCAATGTACCGACATGTAAAATACAGGTCTAATATCCCCGCCCGAGAGAACTATGGTGATTTGAGCTGATTTCCAAGGTGCCTTTTAATGCTTGAAGCTTTATCTAGATACACAGGTAACAGGGGAGAGTCTTCTAGAAACATGAGAAGCAGTCACAGCTCTGGAGCGTGGGTATTTCTGTGAGGGTCCAGGAAGTGTCTTATGGCTTGACCCTTCTTCGCCGTATCACAATCATGTTGGCCTTTTTTGACTTGAATTTATGTCATTTGGATGTTATCCCCTCTAGCTATTATCAATAAAAATGCTAACAAGGTATCCTGTGTGGAACAGTTCGGCTCTCAAGCCTAGAGAGGTGACCTTCAGCTGAGAACAAAAATCAAATTCTTTTGCACCTTTTAGGTTGTGATTTTTGATACGAGACAAGCTAGGTTTCTGGCTTTGAAATTATTATggatataaaatttcaaaatctcaGGCAATTATTTTTCCAAAGGTATTTGTTTGCACTGATGATTTACTGGTTTTTtgccaaaaagaaattaaatttctttttcagctcACTTAACAAAACCAACTGGAGGACTCCTTCTAGCCCTCCTACTAGAATATCCACGGTACCAGCCTCTACTGGTAGGAggtaaatatttctaatatttcctcTAGAGTTCTATATAAAATAGACATCTCTTATGCAATAAATTCCATTTGAAAGAAGAGAAGCATACTTCTGATGACGAGCATTTAGTTGTGATCTGAAACATgttcaagaaaaaaagttgagtggtgcctcggtggctcagttggttgaacatccgactcttgattttggctcaggtcatgatcgcagggcttgcactcactctgtgtctctgagaTAAGATTGAAaacggggcccctgggtggctcagcctgttaagcatccaacttcagctcaggtcatgatctcacggtttgtgagttctgagccccgcatcaggctctgtgctgacagctcggagcctggagcctgcttgggattctgtgtctccccctctctctgcccttcccctgctcacactctgtctctctcaaaaataaacattaaaaaaatttctttattaaaattaaaatttaaaaatggattttgtaCTATTCAAGCGCAGCATATcccatttttcccttctcttccataaattataaactaaaacatttttcagCCCTAAATCCAGAGAATATTTCTCATAGCAATGAATCCGTTCTTGTAATTACGTGGCTGGCACCGACTACAAAATATCTCTTATGTCAACATTTCTATggagatatttttcttctcttatttataggaaatttatgtgtggacttttttttaaagtttatttattttgagaaagaaaccgagcgagtgggggagaggcagagagaatccctggcagtctccacactgtcagcacagagcctgatgcagggcttgaactcatgaaccatgaaatcatgacctgagtcggacgcttaaccgaccgagccacccgggtgcccctaggcTTTTTCCTAAGGCTAAACGATCCACCTGTGCTTTTAGTCTAATTCTTGTTCCATCAGTTATGCTTCTGCTCTCCTCTTCAGGCTTTCCTGCCCCACATGCTCCAACCACTCTGCCAACAGGGTCAGATTCTGCCTgatcctccccgcccccctgccctgaAATTAAATCCTAGTTCCCCCTAGACCCTTATGTGGGGCAATCATTCCCATCTCTCCTTTGCCTGGATTGTCCCATTTCCCTGGGAAGAGTTATCCAGCTTCCTTGGGAGTTCAAGGTTTTAAGGAGGGATCCCAGGGATCGTGAGAGGGATTAAGGTGGGCGCACCCCCCCCCAGCCACCAATTCTTCCCATAGAGCCGTCTACATTTGTCGATGTTTATGTCACTTTTTTATAAGATTGTCTTTCTAGAAGTCTGAAAACGGTTCCCTTAACACTCAGTGCATGTCATGTGTTCCTTCTTTTCTAGTTATCACTTAACCTGTCTCCCTAAACATTTCACCGTGTGGAACACCTGCTGTGTTCCAGGCCCCGCACCAGGCGCAGGGCTGCTGCGCGGTGGT is a genomic window of Panthera uncia isolate 11264 chromosome B2 unlocalized genomic scaffold, Puncia_PCG_1.0 HiC_scaffold_24, whole genome shotgun sequence containing:
- the HEBP2 gene encoding heme-binding protein 2, giving the protein MAEVLEPDPATAERAAVQAVETPGWTAPEDAGPQPGSYEIRHYGPAKWVSTSVESMDWDSAIQTGFTKLNSYIQGKNEKEMKMKMTAPVTSYVEPGSGPFSESIITVSLYIPSEQQPDPPGPSESDVFIEDRAEMTVFVRSFDGFSSAQKNQEQLLTLASMLREEGKVFNEKVYYTAGYNSPFKLLDRNNEVWLIQKNEPCKETE